The Deltaproteobacteria bacterium genomic interval TCCATCAAGAGCCGGGCCAGGGGCGGCAGGTTCCGAATGCGCTCCGTCAAGGCCAAGATAGCGTCTTCGTTGGCTGGCGGCAGGGATTGGATCAAAAACCCGCCGGCCGCGACAATGCCCCCGGTTTCGTCCGGAATGGCGGTCAGGCCCATGGCCGAAGGCGTTTGCTCGGAATCGGTCAGGTAATAGGCGATGTCCTCGGCGATTTCACTGGAAACAAGATTGACCACGCCCCGATACGGCTCCTTGAGGAGCAGATCCTTGGTCACGGTCAGCAGGCCGGCCCGACCCAGGGCGCCGGGAACGTCGAATCTGCCGTCCTTCAAGGGCAAATCCACATCCGGATTGCCGACATAGCCATGCACCAGGCACATGGGGTCCGCCTCGACCACGATTTTGCCCAGGGGGCCATTGCCCTCGAATTTCAGAGCCACGCGCTGACGGCCCTTGAGCAGCGCGCCAAGCAGCACGCCGCCGGTCAGGGCCCGGCCCAGGGCAACCGAGGCCGTGGGCCGGGTTTGATGCCGGGCACAGGCCGTGCGCGCGGCATTGGTGGTGACGCAGGCCAGGGCGCGGACATTGGCTTCGTCGGAAATGACGCGGATGAGTTGGTCCTTCATGATGCTATCCTTGGCTGATTGTCTGACTAAAACCTTGAGATGATGGGCAGCCGCCGGCCCAGACCGATGCCGTCCGGCGAGGTCGCCAGGACATAGGGCAAAAATTCCACGCCCTGATCCATGGCCTCCCAAAACAGCCGGGCAAAAACCGGATCAATATAGTCCGCCGGTCCGAAGCACTGTCCGTCCGGACGCTGCACGGCCAAAAACACCGCCACCCGAGCGCCCTGGCCGGCCAGGGCCATCAACTCGCGCAGGTGCTTCTGGCCGCGCTCGGTGACGGCGTCGGGAAACGCGGCCACGCCGTCCTCGACCAGGGTCACGTTCTTGGCCTCGATCCAAAATTCCCCGCCCGGGCCGCGCAGCCTGGCGTCCAGGCGTGAATCGCCCCA includes:
- the hslO gene encoding Hsp33 family molecular chaperone HslO: MKDQLIRVISDEANVRALACVTTNAARTACARHQTRPTASVALGRALTGGVLLGALLKGRQRVALKFEGNGPLGKIVVEADPMCLVHGYVGNPDVDLPLKDGRFDVPGALGRAGLLTVTKDLLLKEPYRGVVNLVSSEIAEDIAYYLTDSEQTPSAMGLTAIPDETGGIVAAGGFLIQSLPPANEDAILALTERIRNLPPLARLLMDGATPKDVLDRIFGDIAYEILGHQDVAFHCGCSRDRIEQALITLGVTEIEALAARGENTTITCEFCRQPYAFTPEDLHRLASERH
- a CDS encoding DNA/RNA nuclease SfsA, with protein sequence GVNTLTPNRLLKKAWEAGVLPELAGYTEFRAEAVWGDSRLDARLRGPGGEFWIEAKNVTLVEDGVAAFPDAVTERGQKHLRELMALAGQGARVAVFLAVQRPDGQCFGPADYIDPVFARLFWEAMDQGVEFLPYVLATSPDGIGLGRRLPIISRF